A window of the Brassica napus cultivar Da-Ae chromosome C5, Da-Ae, whole genome shotgun sequence genome harbors these coding sequences:
- the LOC106427124 gene encoding probable serine/threonine-protein kinase SIS8 isoform X1 codes for MKMNMKKFLKKLRINPNQREDGEGSVSNRSNKSSDAEPSPSDSSRSQESKTNPEFKPFAGFSNWLSSVAQRKSSSTTASSNANNSSTGDEASLERGAPVASESVMKDLGSGTSKDPEVEEEYQIQLALELSAREDPEAAQIEAIKQFSLGSCPPAPAPAPENSPAELMAYRYWHYNCLGYDDKIVDGFYDLRGVINESSLEKLPPLVDLQGTLVSDGVTWEAVLVDRSKDSNLLRLEQKALDIAAKSKSVSSSGFMNSELVRKLAVLVGDYMGGPVVDPDSTLRAWWSLSYSLKATLCSMVLPLGSLTIGLARHRALLFKVLCDSVGVPCRIVKGQQYTGSDDVAMNSIKTDDGREYIVDLMGDPGTLIPADAAGLQMDYDDSVYSASPRDVDSSHVASSSSWVETSFEEPAESWSAEHPSRTKGSWEEKQSEGGGDLMIRPNTFKEVVGSQKAPVQQLSSKPTHSFAHARSPSWTEGVSSPAGRRMKVKDVSQYMIDAAKENPHLAQKLHDVLLESGVVAPRNLFSEVYSESMEATVEIKPVAESNDEKGEDFGTIQQGRVQSNLGPVRFLPPLPRPQSKANTHDQREHSGPLGHMSDSSHSETSTDYPRNVPVAVAAAAVVASSMVVAAAKSANSDSSTLELSVAAAAAVVATAAAVGRQLELDSQSNEDGGSGGPYGPSSGGERISDRSTGNESSKSDAAIDDVAECEILWEEITVAERIGLGSYGEVYRGDWHGTAVAVKKFIDQDITGEALEEFRSEVRMMRRLRHPNIVLFMGAVTRPPHLSIVTEFLPRGSLYRLIHRPNNQLDERKRLRMALDAARGMNYLHSCNPVIVHRDLKSPNLLVDKNWVVKVSNPSSSILVFSPTKTYVIIHISVIALHISQVCDFGLSRMKLSTYLSSKSTAGTAEWMAPEVLRNEPADEKCDVYSYGVILWELFTLQQPWGKMNPMQVVGAVGFQHRRLEIPESVDPRIADIISKCWQTDPRLRPSFAEIMTSLKQLQKPIMSPNVQRATPSTSSMVTEQEQ; via the exons ATGAAGATGAACATGAAGAAGTTTCTAAAAAAGCTGCGTATCAATCCCAATCAGCGAGAAGACGGGGAAGGCTCGGTATCAAACAGGAGCAACAAGTCGAGTGATGCAGAGCCATCTCCTTCTGATTCTTCGAGGTCTCAGGAAAGCAAGACCAACCCTGAGTTCAAACCCTTTGCGGGGTTTTCGAATTGGCTAAGCTCTGTTGCTCAGAGGAAAAGCTCTAGCACAACAGCGTCTTCCAATGCTAATAATAGTAGCACAGGGGATGAGGCGAGCTTGGAACGTGGTGCTCCTGTTGCGTCTGAATCCGTGATGAAAGATTTGGGTTCTGGTACTTCCAAGGATCCTGAGGTTGAGGAAGAGTATCAGATACAGCTGGCTCTTGAGCTAAGTGCTAGGGAGGATCCTGAAGCTGCTCAGATTGAGGCTATTAAGCAGTTCAGTTTAGGTTCTTGTCCTCCTGCTCCTGCTCCTGCTCCTGAGAATTCTCCTGCTGAGCTCATGGCTTATAGATACTGG CATTATAACTGTCTTGGCTATGATGACAAGATCGTGGATGGTTTCTATGACTTGCGTGGAGTAATCAATGAATCTTCCTTAGAAAAGTTACCTCCCTTAGTTGATCTTCAGGGGACACTTGTGTCAGATGGTGTAACTTGGGAAGCTGTTCTAGTGGACAGAAGCAAAGACTCTAATCTGTTAAGACTTGAACAGAAGGCCCTTGATATTGCAGCGAAATCAAAGTCAGTGTCTTCTTCAGGCTTTATGAACAGTGAATTGGTAAGGAAGCTGGCGGTTTTAGTTGGAGATTACATGGGTGGACCTGTTGTAGACCCAGATAGCACATTAAGAGCTTGGTGGAGTCTGAGCTACAGTTTGAAAGCAACCCTCTGTAGCATGGTTTTGCCCTTGGGTTCTCTAACTATTGGATTGGCTCGTCACCGCGCCTTGTTGTTCAAA GTTTTGTGTGATAGTGTTGGTGTTCCTTGTCGAATAGTCAAAGGACAGCAATATACCGGTTCAGATGATGTGGCAATGAACTCCATTAAGACTGATGATGGCAG GGAGTACATTGTTGATCTCATGGGAGATCCAGGCACCCTCATCCCCGCTGATGCAGCTGGACTACAAATGGACTATGACGATTCTGTCTACTCTGCTAGTCCCAGAGATGTCGATTCATCTCATGTAGCTTCTTCCAGCAGTTGGGTTGAGACCTCATTTGAAGAGCCAGCAGAATCTTGGTCAGCTGAACATCCCTCTAGGACCAAGGGTTCCTGGGAGGAAAAGCAATCTGAAGGTGGAGGAGATCTCATGATCCGTCCAAATACTTTTAAAGAAGTTGTGGGAAGTCAAAAGGCTCCAGTTCAACAGCTTTCCAGCAAACCTACTCATTCTTTCGCTCATGCCAGATCGCCTTCTTGGACTGAAGGTGTTAGCTCTCCAGCTGGACGCAGGATGAAAGTGAAAGATGTTTCACAATATATGATCGATGCTGCCAAAGAGAATCCTCACCTAGCTCAGAAACTTCATGATGTATTACTTGAAAGTGGAGTTGTTGCTCCTCGGAATTTGTTTTCTGAAGTTTATTCAGAGTCAATGGAGGCAACAGTTGAAATCAAACCTGTGGCTGAATCCAATGATGAGAAAGGGGAAGATTTTGGAACAATTCAACAAGGAAGAGTCCAGAGCAATCTTGGTCCTGTGAGGTTTTTGCCTCCACTCCCAAGGCCGCAATCTAAAGCAAATACTCATGATCAACGTGAACATTCAGGACCTCTCGGTCATATGTCTGATTCTTCACATTCTGAAACATCTACCGACTATCCCAGAAATGTTCCTGTTGCCGTAGCTGCAGCTGCTGTTGTTGCATCTTCCATGGTTGTTGCTGCCGCCAAGTCAGCAAACTCGGATTCCTCCACCTTAGAACTTTCTGTTGCAGCTGCTGCTGCAGTTGTGGCGACAGCTGCAGCAGTGGGAAGACAGCTTGAACTAGATTCACAAAGCAATGAGGATGGTGGTTCTGGTGGGCCTTACGGGCCAAGTTCAGGAGGAGAAAGAATATCCGACAGATCTACTGGCAATGAAAGTTCGAAATCTGATGCTGCAATTGATGATGTGGCTGAATGCGAGATTTTGTGGGAGGAAATTACTGTGGCTGAGCGTATCGGACTGG GATCATACGGAGAGGTGTATAGGGGAGATTGGCATGGAACT GCAGTGGCCGTCAAGAAGTTCATTGACCAAGATATTACCGGAGAGGCACTTGAGGAATTCAGAAGTGAG GTCCGGATGATGAGAAGGCTCAGACACCCTAACATTGTTCTCTTCATGGGAGCTGTAACCCGTCCACCACACCTCTCAATTGTTACAGAATTTCTTCCTAG AGGTAGCTTGTATAGGTTAATCCACAGGCCTAATAACCAATTAGATGAGCGAAAGCGTCTGaggatggctcttgatgct GCTCGTGGAATGAATTATTTACACAGCTGTAATCCAGTAATTGTCCATCGTGATCTCAAATCTCCAAACCTTCTAGTTGACAAAAACTGGGTTGTCAAGGTCAGTAATCCCTCCTCTTCCATTTTAGTTTTCTCTCCAACCAAAACTTATGTTATCATTCATATCTCTGTAATAGCTTTACATATTTCTCAGGTGTGTGATTTCGGATTGTCTAGGATGAAACTAAGCACATACCTCTCTTCAAAGTCAACAGCAGGCACG GCTGAATGGATGGCTCCAGAAGTACTTAGAAACGAACCTGCTGATGAAAA GTGTGATGTGTACAGCTATGGAGTAATTCTATGGGAACTCTTTACGTTACAGCAACCATGGGGGAAGATGAACCCAATGCAAGTTGTTGGAGCGGTTGGGTTTCAACATCGACGACTAGAAATCCCTGAATCTGTGGATCCTCGAATTGCAGATATCATCAGTAAATGTTGGCAGAC ggaTCCAAGGTTAAGACCAAGTTTTGCAGAGATTATGACCTCTCTAAAGCAGCTACAGAAACCTATAATGAGTCCAAACGTTCAAAGAGCAACTCCCAGTACTTCTTCAATGGTCACTGAGCAGGAGCAGTAA
- the LOC106427124 gene encoding probable serine/threonine-protein kinase SIS8 isoform X2 produces the protein MKMNMKKFLKKLRINPNQREDGEGSVSNRSNKSSDAEPSPSDSSRSQESKTNPEFKPFAGFSNWLSSVAQRKSSSTTASSNANNSSTGDEASLERGAPVASESVMKDLGSGTSKDPEVEEEYQIQLALELSAREDPEAAQIEAIKQFSLGSCPPAPAPAPENSPAELMAYRYWHYNCLGYDDKIVDGFYDLRGVINESSLEKLPPLVDLQGTLVSDGVTWEAVLVDRSKDSNLLRLEQKALDIAAKSKSVSSSGFMNSELVRKLAVLVGDYMGGPVVDPDSTLRAWWSLSYSLKATLCSMVLPLGSLTIGLARHRALLFKVLCDSVGVPCRIVKGQQYTGSDDVAMNSIKTDDGREYIVDLMGDPGTLIPADAAGLQMDYDDSVYSASPRDVDSSHVASSSSWVETSFEEPAESWSAEHPSRTKGSWEEKQSEGGGDLMIRPNTFKEVVGSQKAPVQQLSSKPTHSFAHARSPSWTEGVSSPAGRRMKVKDVSQYMIDAAKENPHLAQKLHDVLLESGVVAPRNLFSEVYSESMEATVEIKPVAESNDEKGEDFGTIQQGRVQSNLGPVRFLPPLPRPQSKANTHDQREHSGPLGHMSDSSHSETSTDYPRNVPVAVAAAAVVASSMVVAAAKSANSDSSTLELSVAAAAAVVATAAAVGRQLELDSQSNEDGGSGGPYGPSSGGERISDRSTGNESSKSDAAIDDVAECEILWEEITVAERIGLGSYGEVYRGDWHGTAVAVKKFIDQDITGEALEEFRSEVRMMRRLRHPNIVLFMGAVTRPPHLSIVTEFLPRGSLYRLIHRPNNQLDERKRLRMALDAARGMNYLHSCNPVIVHRDLKSPNLLVDKNWVVKVCDFGLSRMKLSTYLSSKSTAGTAEWMAPEVLRNEPADEKCDVYSYGVILWELFTLQQPWGKMNPMQVVGAVGFQHRRLEIPESVDPRIADIISKCWQTDPRLRPSFAEIMTSLKQLQKPIMSPNVQRATPSTSSMVTEQEQ, from the exons ATGAAGATGAACATGAAGAAGTTTCTAAAAAAGCTGCGTATCAATCCCAATCAGCGAGAAGACGGGGAAGGCTCGGTATCAAACAGGAGCAACAAGTCGAGTGATGCAGAGCCATCTCCTTCTGATTCTTCGAGGTCTCAGGAAAGCAAGACCAACCCTGAGTTCAAACCCTTTGCGGGGTTTTCGAATTGGCTAAGCTCTGTTGCTCAGAGGAAAAGCTCTAGCACAACAGCGTCTTCCAATGCTAATAATAGTAGCACAGGGGATGAGGCGAGCTTGGAACGTGGTGCTCCTGTTGCGTCTGAATCCGTGATGAAAGATTTGGGTTCTGGTACTTCCAAGGATCCTGAGGTTGAGGAAGAGTATCAGATACAGCTGGCTCTTGAGCTAAGTGCTAGGGAGGATCCTGAAGCTGCTCAGATTGAGGCTATTAAGCAGTTCAGTTTAGGTTCTTGTCCTCCTGCTCCTGCTCCTGCTCCTGAGAATTCTCCTGCTGAGCTCATGGCTTATAGATACTGG CATTATAACTGTCTTGGCTATGATGACAAGATCGTGGATGGTTTCTATGACTTGCGTGGAGTAATCAATGAATCTTCCTTAGAAAAGTTACCTCCCTTAGTTGATCTTCAGGGGACACTTGTGTCAGATGGTGTAACTTGGGAAGCTGTTCTAGTGGACAGAAGCAAAGACTCTAATCTGTTAAGACTTGAACAGAAGGCCCTTGATATTGCAGCGAAATCAAAGTCAGTGTCTTCTTCAGGCTTTATGAACAGTGAATTGGTAAGGAAGCTGGCGGTTTTAGTTGGAGATTACATGGGTGGACCTGTTGTAGACCCAGATAGCACATTAAGAGCTTGGTGGAGTCTGAGCTACAGTTTGAAAGCAACCCTCTGTAGCATGGTTTTGCCCTTGGGTTCTCTAACTATTGGATTGGCTCGTCACCGCGCCTTGTTGTTCAAA GTTTTGTGTGATAGTGTTGGTGTTCCTTGTCGAATAGTCAAAGGACAGCAATATACCGGTTCAGATGATGTGGCAATGAACTCCATTAAGACTGATGATGGCAG GGAGTACATTGTTGATCTCATGGGAGATCCAGGCACCCTCATCCCCGCTGATGCAGCTGGACTACAAATGGACTATGACGATTCTGTCTACTCTGCTAGTCCCAGAGATGTCGATTCATCTCATGTAGCTTCTTCCAGCAGTTGGGTTGAGACCTCATTTGAAGAGCCAGCAGAATCTTGGTCAGCTGAACATCCCTCTAGGACCAAGGGTTCCTGGGAGGAAAAGCAATCTGAAGGTGGAGGAGATCTCATGATCCGTCCAAATACTTTTAAAGAAGTTGTGGGAAGTCAAAAGGCTCCAGTTCAACAGCTTTCCAGCAAACCTACTCATTCTTTCGCTCATGCCAGATCGCCTTCTTGGACTGAAGGTGTTAGCTCTCCAGCTGGACGCAGGATGAAAGTGAAAGATGTTTCACAATATATGATCGATGCTGCCAAAGAGAATCCTCACCTAGCTCAGAAACTTCATGATGTATTACTTGAAAGTGGAGTTGTTGCTCCTCGGAATTTGTTTTCTGAAGTTTATTCAGAGTCAATGGAGGCAACAGTTGAAATCAAACCTGTGGCTGAATCCAATGATGAGAAAGGGGAAGATTTTGGAACAATTCAACAAGGAAGAGTCCAGAGCAATCTTGGTCCTGTGAGGTTTTTGCCTCCACTCCCAAGGCCGCAATCTAAAGCAAATACTCATGATCAACGTGAACATTCAGGACCTCTCGGTCATATGTCTGATTCTTCACATTCTGAAACATCTACCGACTATCCCAGAAATGTTCCTGTTGCCGTAGCTGCAGCTGCTGTTGTTGCATCTTCCATGGTTGTTGCTGCCGCCAAGTCAGCAAACTCGGATTCCTCCACCTTAGAACTTTCTGTTGCAGCTGCTGCTGCAGTTGTGGCGACAGCTGCAGCAGTGGGAAGACAGCTTGAACTAGATTCACAAAGCAATGAGGATGGTGGTTCTGGTGGGCCTTACGGGCCAAGTTCAGGAGGAGAAAGAATATCCGACAGATCTACTGGCAATGAAAGTTCGAAATCTGATGCTGCAATTGATGATGTGGCTGAATGCGAGATTTTGTGGGAGGAAATTACTGTGGCTGAGCGTATCGGACTGG GATCATACGGAGAGGTGTATAGGGGAGATTGGCATGGAACT GCAGTGGCCGTCAAGAAGTTCATTGACCAAGATATTACCGGAGAGGCACTTGAGGAATTCAGAAGTGAG GTCCGGATGATGAGAAGGCTCAGACACCCTAACATTGTTCTCTTCATGGGAGCTGTAACCCGTCCACCACACCTCTCAATTGTTACAGAATTTCTTCCTAG AGGTAGCTTGTATAGGTTAATCCACAGGCCTAATAACCAATTAGATGAGCGAAAGCGTCTGaggatggctcttgatgct GCTCGTGGAATGAATTATTTACACAGCTGTAATCCAGTAATTGTCCATCGTGATCTCAAATCTCCAAACCTTCTAGTTGACAAAAACTGGGTTGTCAAG GTGTGTGATTTCGGATTGTCTAGGATGAAACTAAGCACATACCTCTCTTCAAAGTCAACAGCAGGCACG GCTGAATGGATGGCTCCAGAAGTACTTAGAAACGAACCTGCTGATGAAAA GTGTGATGTGTACAGCTATGGAGTAATTCTATGGGAACTCTTTACGTTACAGCAACCATGGGGGAAGATGAACCCAATGCAAGTTGTTGGAGCGGTTGGGTTTCAACATCGACGACTAGAAATCCCTGAATCTGTGGATCCTCGAATTGCAGATATCATCAGTAAATGTTGGCAGAC ggaTCCAAGGTTAAGACCAAGTTTTGCAGAGATTATGACCTCTCTAAAGCAGCTACAGAAACCTATAATGAGTCCAAACGTTCAAAGAGCAACTCCCAGTACTTCTTCAATGGTCACTGAGCAGGAGCAGTAA